The genome window AGCTTTTCATTCCGCAGCGGATGGTGGAACGCCAGTGACGATGCATGAAGTGCTTGTCTGCGTAACAAACCTCTGGTACCTCCGTACATCGTATCTCCTGCCAGGGGATGGCCGATGTGCTCGAAATGAACCCGAATCTGGTGGGTTCGGCCCGTCTCCAGCCAGACACGCACCATCGACATGTGCGAAGACCGCTGGATTACCTCATAATGCGTGATCGCTGCATCTCCTCCCTCTACGACTCTTCGCTTGGTCGGATGCCCCGGGTCGCGGCCGATTGGCGCATCGATGGTTCCCCGTTCATTCTCCAGCACTCCGCTGACGACGGCCACATATTCCCGGTGGATGCCCCCTTCCCGCAGTAAACGATCCGCGATTTGATGTCCATAGCTGCTTTTGGCGAGCAGAATGGCTCCAGAGGTATCCTTGTCGAGGCGATGTACAGGGTGGATGCTCAATTGCTCTCCTCGCGGGGCAAAGTGGGCTGCCAATGCATGGACCAGCGTCCCATCCTGCTCCTCTTTTATCGGGTGCACCATCATGCCTGCCGGTTTGTTCGCAATCAACAGATGATCGTCCTCGTACAAAAGCTCGACCGGCAGGACATGAGTGCTTGGGGCAGGGGCCTGTGTCTGTACTTTCACTCGCGACGTATCATGCTGCGGCTGTCTATCTGGCTGTCGCTCCACGACCCGGATCGCGACTTGATCTCCCGCCTTTACCTGGCGCTGTAAAAAAGGCTGCTTTCGGTTGAGCAAAATCCCCTTGCTTCTCGTCAGCCGCTGCATCATACGCCCCGATACGTTCAGCTTTTGCCGAACGATCTGCTCTACATTCATTCCTGCTTCCTCTTCAGTGACGGTATATTCGATCCAGTCTTTGCGGCTCACGTCTATCCCTCTGTTCCATGCTTTTTTCTTATTGTAGCAAAAAGGCACGCCGACATCCTACTTTGCGTCATCCCATCTGACTTCCCCTCACCGGTTGATCCACACGTTTTGCAGCGCTTCGTCAAAGTCGGCTACCGCGACCTTCTGCCCCATCTCCAGCATCTGGGTCACATACCCTTCATCAGCAAGGAATTCGCAGCCGAGCAGGCGTCCTGCAAAAAAGGTGTGCAAGCGTTGTTTCCATCCCAGTCGAATCATCCTTCATTCCCCCAAACTCATTTAATAAACTTATTTGTATAATAAGTATATGTTAGAGTTTGGTAATTTGTAAATATTTTTGTTTAGAAAGTTTCTACTCTTATTTTCATTCGCCTTCTTTTTTGCGGGAGATTAGAAAACTTGGCTGCGCCAAGCCTTTTGGCGAAGCCGTAGTTGCACTTATACTGGATAGGAATCTCATAAATTCCTATCTGTGCAAAAAAACCACCATGCTAGGCATGATGGCTTCGATAATTACCCCTTCAGATTTTCCGGGTTCAGTCCTTGCAGCTCCGGCAGAACGAACAGTCCGTCTTTGCGGATCAGCACGTCATCAAACCAGATTTCTCCGCCGCCGTACTCTGGGCGCTGGATGTTTACCATGTCCCAGTGGATTTGGCTGCGGTTGCCGTTGTCGGCATTGTCATAGGCGCGTCCTGGCGTGAAGTGGAAGCTGCCCGCGATTTTCTCATCGAACAGAATGTCGTTCATCGGATGCAGAATGTATGGATGTACGCCGATCGCAAATTCCCCGATGTAGCGAGCTCCCTCGTCCGTGTCAAAGATTTGGTTGAGCTTTTCGGTGTTGTTGGAAGTCGCCTCGACGATCTTTCCATTTTCAAAAGTCAATTTGACGTTTTCAAACTTCGTGCCCATGTAGCTCGTTGGCGTATTGAACGTGATGGTCCCGTTTACGGAGTCACGCACAGGCGCAGTGAAAATCTCCCCATCCGGAATGTTGCGCAGACCGGAGCAGATCACATTCGGGATATCTTTGATGGAGAAGTGAAGGTCGGTACCTTTTCCAACGAGACGCACTCTGTCTGTGCGATCCATCAGTTCCTTCAGCGGCAGGAACGCCTCGTGCATGTTTTTGTAGTCAACGGAGCAGACATTGAAATAAAAGTCTTCAAATGCTTCTGTCGACATATTCGCACTCTGCGCCATCGCAGCTGTCGGGTAGTTGAGCAGTGTCCAGCGAACGTTCGAAATCAGGAAATCGTTCAGCTCCTGCATCACTTTCTGGTGAGCGCGGCGACGTTCAACCGGGACATCTGCCATTTCGCTGTCGTTTGTCGGACCATTGATGACAATGTACGTATCCAGATCCTTGAACATCGGCTCTTCCCATTTCGCCAGATGGGCAGCACGTTCTTCACTCGCCCCCATCATCAGCTCTCGTTGAATGCTCGGATCGATGATGCGAACAAATGGATAGGCACCTTTTCCGTACGCTTGCTTGACCAATTCCTTGGCCAGCGCGTGACCTTCTCCCCGCACCTCAATCAGCAGACTTTCCTTTGCTTCCAGGCGAACCGAGTGGCTTAGCAAATTTTCGGCCAATTTGACCAGTCTTGTATCCAACATCCGTAATCCCCCCGCGCTCATGATTGGTAAAAGCCTCTAACTCAGGACTGCTCCAGCCCCGTTAGAGCGACTTGCCGTCTTGATAAAATATATTTTACCGAATGGGCAGACTTTTTTCAATTATTCCCGTGATCTGATTTACCGCCGCTTCCAAATCGGTCGTGTCTACGTGATGCTCCAGTCTCTCTACGTATTCGCTCTGCTTGTTCTGGTAACGCGGGTCATAATAATGGACCAGGAGAGAAGCTATCGCCGTTCGATAGTCTCTTTCCTCAAGCGCCGTGCGCAAGAGGGCTGCCTGCTCGGTTGGAATTCTCCTGGAGATGGAGGTGTACGCCTTCTCTACCTTTTCTGCGAAATCGGGCCGCCAAGAAAAAGGGACAACGTAGTCATCGTAGATTCTTTGCACCCGAACATCCAAAGGGGCGGTGACCTGAACATGGATGGCATGCTGTTTGGCATCCATCAAAAAGGAAGGCAATATCGCGTTTCCAATCCGTTTGCTTTCCGCCTCCATGACAAAAAAGCGTGCTTCCCGATTCCTTTGCAGCGTTTCGAACAATCTCGCATCAAACATCTTCTGATTGGCCGGCTTGCCTTTCCCGATATGCCCGAAAACGGAGCCGCGATGCCCAGCCATTCGCTCCAGGTCGAGCACGGGTAGTCCCTTTTCCTCCAGTCTGCGAAGAAGTTCTGTTTTCCCTACCCCTGTCATACCGTGTAGCAGGAAGACAGGGACTTGCAGCTCATACGGGGCGATTGTCTCCAGCACATGCTGACGGTACGCTCGGTACCCGCCTTGCAATCGTCGGACCTTCAGCCCTGAAAACGTAGCGAACGTCGCCATCGCTCTGCTGCGCATGCCGCCGCGCCAGCAAAAGATCGTCGGTGGTTCTCCCCATTCTTCTCCCCGCTGCTTGATCGCCTGCATGACGGATTCCATTTTGGGGGAAACGATTTGCATGCCGAGCCATTGAGCCGCTTCCTGTCCCACCTGTTTGTAGGTCGTCCCTACTCGCGCCCGCTCTTCATCGCTAAACAAGGGAATGTTGACTGCCCCTGGAATGGACTCCCTGGCGAACTCTCCCGGCGAGCGGACGTCCACCAAATTGGCATAGCCTTTGACTAGTAATTCCTGAACGGTTATCTCTTGCAATGTATGTCACCCTAACTTCTGATATGCTAGATTTACCTACTCGAATTTTCAAATATTCTACTATTATACCTTGATTGTCAGGAGGCCATAACATGTCTGAAAGAGTGAAACTCACTTCCCTCACAACAAAAGGAGGGTGCGGATGCAAGATTAGCCCTGACGCCTTGTCCGCTGTTCTGAAAAACCTGCCGGCTCCCTCCCAGCGTGATCCCCGCTTGCTGGTCGGCGTGGAGACTTCTGATGACGCCGGCGTCTTTCAATTGACGGATGATCTGGCCATCGTCCAAACCCTCGACTTCTTTACCCCCATCGTCGACGATCCGTACTGGTTCGGGCAGATCGCTGCGGCCAATGCGATCAGCGATGTATTCGCTATGGGCGGCAAGCCGATTACGGTCCTGAACATCGTCGGATTCCCTATTTCCAAGCTGGACCCGTCGATTTTGACCGAGATTCTTCGCGGGGCCGCTGACAAGGTAGCCGAAGCAGGCGCGGTGCTCGTCGGCGGACACTCCATCGATGACCCTGAGCCGAAATTCGGGCTGGCCGTTACGGGTACGGTACATCCCTCTCGCGTCCTGACCAATGCCACAGCCAAGCCAGGCGACGTGTTGATCCTGACCAAGCCGATCGGCGTCGGTATCCAGACGACCGCGATCAAGCGCGACGCCTTGTCCGAGGAGCAGACGGAGCTCGTCATGACCGTCATGGCTACTTTGAACAAATACGCAGCCGAATGCATGGAAGGCTATCCTGTTCATGCTTGCACGGATGTGACAGGCTTTGGATTATTGGGCCATGCGCTGGAAATGGCGGAGGGCAGCCAGGCAGGCATCCGTCTCTATGCAGGGGAAGTTCCCATTCTGGCAGGTACGCGTGAGCTGGCGGAGCAAGGCATCATTCCCGGCGGCAGCAAGTCCAACTTCCGCTGGGTGGCTGATCGCGTGCAATTCCCTGAGGAAATGGAAGAGCTGGATCGCCTGATCTTGTGTGACGCCGTTACCTCCGGGGGACTGTTGATCAGCGTCCCGGGAGATCAAGGAGCTCAGCTTTTACATGAGCTGCACCAGAAAGGAATCGAGTGGGCCCAGATCATTGGCGAAGTCGTCTCAGACCACCCAGGCACCATTCAAGTAATTTCCGATAAATCATAAAATTTTCCTTGCGTCTGTTCCAGCTTTTGAAGTATCCTAATCAACAAGAGTTGATCCTTTTAAAAAATTTGAAAGACGGGAGTGTTGGTTCATGGTGATTTCTGTAGTTATCTTAGCTTAGGTAGGCCTCTGATAAGGGGCACTGCCTCTTAAAGACCACCTATAGCAAGAAACTGCAGGATGCCAGAACCGCTTCCGTCTTTTTCCCGATTGGTTGTTGTGGGCACCAGTTTATGTGAGGAACATACCGCCCCAGGTATGGAGCCCTTTTTGGGTAACCTTAGACTGGCTTTATTTGCCCGACACCTGATATCGATCGTCAAAGCGCAAGCGGAAGAGCCTTTCGTCTCTCTCCCGCTTGCGCTTTTTTTGTGAAAAACGTCCCCTCTCACCGGGGGATTGGAGCATCTCGACGTTTTTCACAAACGAGGATATGGCCGCTCGCGGTCAAACAAAATGGTCTTGACCGTTTTGTGCAAAAAGTGAAGATCATGGCTCCTGCAGATAGAGAAACAGGTAGGAATGGAGGATCTTGTCATGCATTGGCGTTCATGGGATTTGAATTTAAAGGTCCGTTTAGTCGGAGAATTGATTACCCACACCTTTTTCTGGATGTACTTTCCGTTCATGGCTCTGTATTTCAGCGAATCGTTCGGCAAGGATGTCGCTGGCATTCTGCTGATGGTGCCACCGCTCCTCGGCATGCTGTCCAATCTGTTCGGCGGCTATTTGGCAGACAAGGTCGGACGCAAGCCGACGATGCTGCTCTCCCTCTGTACGTCGTCTGTCATGTTTGCGCTGTTCGCCTTTTCCGGCTCTCCGCTGATTGACTACTTCGCCTTCATCGGAATCGGGATTGCGGGCTCCCTGTATTGGCCGGCGAGCTCCGCAATGGTGGCAGACTTGACCACAGAGGAAGACCGTCGCCTTGTATTCGCTACGTTCTACACCGCCATGAACATGGGGGTAGTAGCCGGTCCCGTACTTGGCTCGTTTTTCTTCGTGCATTACCGCTTTGAGCTTTTGCTCGTCTGCACCGTCATCGAGCTCCTTTTTGCCTGCGCGATCTTCTTTTTGGTAAAGGAAACCTTGCCTGCTGAAGTGCGAAAAGAGAAAGCCAAAGAGCGCTTCTCTATTTCCCAGCAATTCAAGGGATACGCCGTCATTTTCCGTGACAAAGTGTTTGCCCTCTACATCGGTGCAGGCATCCTGGTCGCCATCGCCTTCATGCAGCTGGACATGTACATGGCGCTATACGTAAAAGAGTACGTGCACAATCAACCACTCGTCTGGTGGGGAGATTGGACCTTCAACGTAGGCGGGACCAGCGCATTCGGCTGGCTGATGGGACTCAACGGCTTGCTCGTGGTGCTGTTTACCCTTCCCGTCACTCAGTGGTTCCAGCATTGGAGCGACCGAAACAGCATGGTCATTTCGTCGGTTCTGTACGGCTTCGGCATGTTCCTCATGGCCTTTACGGCAAATATCTGGCTGTTGTTCGGCTGCATGTTCATCCTGACGCTCGGGGAGCTGATTCGCACACCTGTGGCGCAGAGCTTTATCAGCAAGTATGCACCTGAAGATGCTCGCGGACAATATATGGGGGCATCCTCCCTGCAATTTTCCATTGGCCGCTTCATCGCGCCTCTCGCCATAGGGATCTCCCAATGGCTGTCGCCAGTAGGCGTATTCGGGATCATTTTGGCTGTCTCGCTGATCAGTGCGTATATTTACATCCGCCTGTTCCGCATGATTCCAGACGAATCGCAGCAATCCCCCCAAACGTAAAGCAAATAAAGTCGGCCCTCGCTAGCGGGCCGACTTTTTCTCTGCTCGCAAACTCGTCCCCATCGTACTAGCTTTCAAAATCTAGCATATAGTGTGTACTAGGTAGGAGAGTTACGTCAGGAGGGGGTTTTTCCATGAATCAGCCGAGCGCATTCGCTACGTTTAAAACAAAGGGAGAGTACGTATACCGCACGTCTGCCTATATTCAATGGGGGACGTCATCTGAGTCTCTGGGCAGCTGCCTCTTGCTGAATCCAGGCTCATCCACCCTATTCCGGGAAAGGCCTGCGCCTCAACATGCGATCATGGGACAAACAACGATCGATCCGACGATGCACCAGCTGATCAAAATGACGGAAGCGATCTATTCCTCAAAGGCCGAGCAAGGCAAGCTCGAGGGCAGACTGCACATCTACAACCTGTTTTCCCTGCAAAACCCGCAAGCAAAGGACGCCATCAGCCTGTTTGAAGCCCTCCTTCTGGCAGGCCAGACCGCTCTCGATGAACACATTACGCGCTCCCACGAACTGGTCAAGCACCCTTGGATGTTGCTCGGCTGGGGATGCGTGGCGAAATCCTCTCGCCTCCTCACTTCCCTGAAGGAAATGTGGCTGCGAGAAATTGCCGCTGCGGGGGTTCCTGTTTTCGGCAAACCGTGTGCTTCTGGGAGGAACTACTACCATCCCTGCCCGCAGCTTCACGCCATGAGAGAACTGATCCTGCGCGACTTGGTCGCCCTGCATGACCTGGCCGTCCCATCCATTCGCAGGTAGGACACACAAACAAAAGCCGAGGGCATGTGGTCGTTAGCTGAACGATGTCACTATGTTCGCAATAAATTCGGTCTCCATTTAGAAAACGTGGCTACTTCAAGCTTTTGGCGGAGGATTCTTATCTGTACAAAAAAAGAGTCTGTCCCCCTCTCGATAAGGGGAGCAGACTCTTCGGCTTTACGGCATTTCGTTTGCCTCATAATACTCTTCCCGGTCAAACTTGCCGCGCATCCATTTGTACGTATCGTCGTAAATGCCTCGCACCACCTGATCCGTGCTCGTCGCTGCCTGAATCAGCGTTTTGGAGCCGTAATAGTACGCATGCACGTTGTTTTTGTCCATACCGAGCTTGTGGGCAGCCACCAGCTGGTTGTAATAGGTCTGATAGAACTTGGGATCACGGTACATCCGTTCATCCCCTTCGATCTCTACTCCCATCCCGTACTTGCTGATGGCGTCCAGCACGCCTTCGATGCGATCCAGCTGCACCGGCTTGTCGCTGTAGTAGTTCGGCTGCAGGAATGCATAATCGAAGTACAGTGACTTCCACTCGCCGGCACCGGGAGCGCCGTAATACGGAATCCAGTAGAAACGCAGCGCCTCATCATGGACCATGCTCGCCATGCTGCGAATCAGATCGCGTTCTTTCGGAGCACTGTCTTCGATCAGCTCATGGAACCAGTAAATCCCCTCCAGCTGCAGATACGAATACCCCGCTTTGTTCCAACGTTTTTGCAGCTCCTGGAAGTACCATTCCAGCGCCTGCTTGCGGTTTTCGTACGCTTGCTCTTCGCCGATGCCTGTCGGATTAAATGACAGGGATGGCTTGTTATCGGCGAGCTTGCCGAAGTTGGTCTGATTCATATTCGGGTACGGCAGTGCCAGAACGACTTTTTCCTGTGTCGGCGTGGTGTACAAGGTCCCTCTCAGGCGATTGTACTCCCGCATGGCACTGTTCAAGGCATCCAGCTGTCGATTGGTCCCAAACAGGTCGTTCAGATAGCCTTGCCAGCCCACCTTCGTTGCCGGCATATCCTGGTACGGCAAAAAGAGAATCGTATCAAACATTTGGTCACGCATATAGCCGTCCGCCGTGCGGTAGCCCACCATCGGCAGGAAATCATCCTTGGTCCAGTTGCCGCGGTCTCCATACGCACCCGAATAAGCGAGCAGCATGTTTTCTACGCGATTTCCTGCCTTTTTATCCTCCATCATTTGCGTCGGGCTTGGCGGCGGCAGCAGCACCGCTTCGTCCCAACGGCTGTTTTCGTTCGCCCAGACTTCCAGCTGACGAGCAAACGCAAACACCTTTACCGGGAAGGACACCCGCACGTAGCGTGCCTCCACATCGGGGAGCGTCACACTCAGCGTACGCAGCACCTGTTTTTCTTCCGATGCCGGAACGTCGTGCACAGCTTTCCCCGCGTAAGACCAAGCCTTGCCGTCACGAGATACTTCTACATCCATCGACTCGGGAAGCGTAATCCCCGAGGTCTTTTGCTGTCTGAAGGTCAGCGCTACCCGCTCCAGCGGCTTCGCTTCGGAAAGAGTCACGGTCACTTTTCGACCGAACTGACGGTTATAGCCCGTCCATTCCTCCGAAGGCGTCACCAATCCGCCTACCGGACCTGGATACTGCTTTTCCACCGTTTGGAAGTATGAATCAGGCGGTCCAAACGTTTTCACCGAAGTGAAGCTTCCCGGTGCCACGTTGACCAGATCGTCCTGTTCAGCCGACTCAGCCGCTTCTTCCTCCTCTTCCGCAGGCTCTTGGGAGTCTGTGGCAGTGGTCTGCTCGGCAGGTGCAGCGGCATCGGCTGGTTCTGCAACCTGTACCTTGGTATCCGCTGCCTGCTCGCCAGACGAGACAGGCTGGTCATTTTCCTCAGTCTTAGGGGCATTCGTAATCTCGACGGGAATGGTCTCGCTGTGATAGCCCACCGTAACCGTCACATTGCCCCTCCCAGGTGCAGGACCAGCCACGAATGTCCCATCCGGAAGAATCGTGCCCAGCTCAGGACGATCAAATGCAAAAATCGGTGTGAACGGGAGTTTTTCCCCATTCGCGCTCGCCACCCTCAGGCGCTCGCTCGTTCCTGCCATCAGGCTCAAGCTCTTGGCATTCAATGTAAACTGGGCTTGCTCCGCCTGCTGGTACCGGGCATTCAATACACGCTCCGCGATGACAGCGGCTTCCGCACGCGTCACGGTTCCGAGCGGATTAAACTTGCCATTCGCTCCCTGCATCCAGCGCTGATTGGTGACATCCGCGATCGCCTCACGGGCATAGCCCGCCATTTCTTCCTCGTCACTGTAGGAAGTGGCACTCGTGCTTGCCGCTTTGGCTACGTGACTTTCTTTCATCAGTCGCGCGAGCAACACAGCCAGCTCTTGTCTCGTCAGGGGATCGGCTGCTCCTACCGTTCCGTCATTTCTACCATTCATGACCCCCAGCTCGGATAATCCGTAGACGTACGGCGCGTACGGACTATCCACAGGAACATCCGCAAAGCTTGCTTCTTTTGCCGACTTTGGCAGCAACCCGGCCACCTTGGTCAGCAAAACGGCAATATCCTGCCGGGAAATGGTTTTCTGTGGATAAAAGAGTCCTTCTCCCTGCCCATTGATGATTTGCAGGGACGCCAAGTGATTGATGGCATCTTTTGCATAGCTGTTCCCCAGATCCGTAAACGCTGTGGTCTGGTCTTGCACGGCAGTCTGAGCTGTTCCGGCTTCAGTCGTGGTTGTACGGCTCGGATCAGATGCAGCACCTGCCATCGGAGCCGCCGCGGCCAACAGCGTAGAAAACGCCAGACAGGCAGCCACGAAACGGTTCCCCATTCGTTTCTTACTCATTGTATTCTCCTCCAATTACCCCTTCTCTTTTTACGTGTGAGTAACGCCATTCCTCGCGTGACTTACCGTAACATCCTTGCGCCACACACATCCCCCAAGCAAGGAGCAGCGTCGGCAAAGGCACTCTTATTCGGCAGGGGGAACCAACGACGGGCGAGGCGGTTTTGGTCCGAAAAACTGGTAGTAATCGACCTTCATGTTTCCGTTGTAGAGCTTCCGCTTTTTGCTCGCTTTCCGTCCAAAATGTTCTTCAAACAATTCGTCAGACGTGATGACGTAGAAAGACCACGTATCCAAGGCGGCAAAGGTTTTGCCCATTTCCCCGTACATTCGGCTGACTTGCTTCCACTCACCCAAGCGTTCCCCGTACGGCGGATTGCAGATCAGATAGCCGTATTTTTTCTTGGTGCGGATATCACGCACGTCCATGCGCTGGAAGTGGATTAGCTCGTCGACCCCTGCCTCTGACGCGTTTCTGCGGGCGATCTTCAGAATCTCCTCATCGATATCCGTACCGATGATCTCCAGCTTTTGATCATAGCGAGCCAAATCGTGAGTCTCCGCCCGAGCCTCCCGCCAAGCTGCCTTCGGAATGGTCGGCCAGCTCTCCGAGACAAACTCCCGGTTCATGCCTGGCGCGATATTCTGTCCGATCAATGCCGCCTCGATCGGAATGGTACCGGAGCCGCAGAACGGGTCCATGAAAACGCGATCCGGCTTCCAGCGGGACAGCAAGATCAGCGCTGCAGCCATTGTTTCCTTGAGCGGCGCCGTACCGATCAGCTCACGGTAGCCACGCTTATGTAATCCCGGCCCTGATGTGTCGATCGTCAGTGTAGCTACATCCTTCAGCAGCGCCACCTCAATCTTGTACAATGGCCCCTGCTCCTCAAACCAGTCCCGCTTGTACGTCTGTTTCAGACTCTCGACCACTGCCTTTTTGACGATCGCCTGACAGTCAGGAACACTGAACAGGGTAGATTTGACAGACTTGCCCTCCACCGGAAAAGCAGCGTCCTCCGTGATCCAATCCGCCCATGGCAAAGCCTTGGTCTTTTCAAAAAGCTCGTCAAACGTAGACGCTTGGAACTCCCCAATCTTTAGACGCACCCGGTCGGCTGTTCGTAACCATAAATTTGTTCGCGGTATCGCAGAAATATCTGCGGTAAATGTCACCTTGCCGTTTTCCACCTGTACATCCGTGTAGCCAAGCGCTTTTACCTCTTCTGCTACCACAGATTCCAATCCAAATGTCGCCGTAGCGATCAATTCCACTTTTTGCATCCTACTTTTCTCCATTCCGTGCATATGGCTTCGGGCTACACCCTTATACTATATTACCCGATTTGGGTATGGGGTTGGTAATCTTGTCCTAAAATCGAAAAACCGCCATCAGGCTGGGATGGCGGAACAGGTGGCCGGAAAGCCTATGAAAAGAAAGCACGCTGGAAAAGGAGGTACCCATGCCCGAATTGCCTGAGATGGAGACTTATCGCAGACTTCTGCAGCAGCAGATCGTCGGATTGACCATAACCGATACCCATGTTGAACGGGAAAAGACCATCAACATGTCTCCGGATCCATTTGCGCAAATCTTGCACGGAAGCAGGTTCACGCTCATCGATCGGCGCGGCAAGCATCTGCTGCTTCATTTGGAAAACAGCCATGTCCTGCTCCTCCATTTGATGCTGGGCGGTTTTCTCTATCTAGGCACAGCGGAGGACAAGCTGTCGCGAACCTCGCAGGTGACGCTGTCTATAGGCAACCGCATTCTTTATTTTCACGGGCTGCGACTTGGGTACCTGCATCTGTTGACGTCCGAGCAAATCGATGAAAGACTATCCGAGCTGGGGCCCGAACCGCTCGCCCCCTCCTTTACGCCGGCTCAATTCTCCCAGCAGCTGTCCGGCAAGCGAGGTATCCTCAAGACAGCTCTGGTCGACCAGCATTGGCTCGCCGGGATCGGAAACTGCTACTCGGATGAGATCTGCTTTCATGCAGGGATCTTGCCCACGCGGCGCATCCCCACTCTCACATCTGAAGAAGTGACGCGTCTCTACCACTCGATGCAAGCAGTCTTGAAAGAAGCCATGCAATACGGCGGGTATATGGAGACTCCTCTCTACAAAGGCGACGGACTGACAGGCGGCTTCAATGACCGCTGCCGGGTATACGACAGAGGAGGAGAGCCGTGCCTACGCTGCGGACACGCCATCGCACTAGACAAGCTCTCCTCCCGAAAAGTCTTTTTCTGTACGCACTGTCAGAACTAGAGTCAATTACACGGCTGCGTCTTCCGGCTTTTTCATCTTTTTCACCATATATACTTGCTCTGTGCCCGACGGACCGAATCCCGCTTCCTCCAGAATGTGCAGGAGCTGCTCCTGGGCAGCCGGCAGGTTAAAGGTCGAGCGGCGGCATTCCAAATCGTGCGGTGCATACAGCTCATGCAGGGCTGCACGCATAATCGTGTCAGCATCGGCGTGTCCTGGCTGTGCGGCGCAATGCCGAAGGACGATGGCTGAGACTTTTCCTTCGTCATTTACCATTCGTTTGTACATGGCGTATCCGACAGTCTGGCCTTGCTCATCTTCAATCGACAGGGCTTCTCCATCCCGCATGCTCTGCCATTGATTTTGCCAAGGAGCATCTGCCTGATAAAAAGGCAGCCTGGAGACCTCTTGAGCCAGCACATGACGTACACGGTAGGGGGCATTCTCTTTGACGCCAAAGAGATTCTCAGGCAGGGCATCGGTCCTTTGCCAGAAGAGCAGGCGGTCCAATACCTCGTAGCCCAATTGTTCGTAGAGGGCAATCGCTTTGTCGTTTTGGCTGACCGCCTCCAAGGTCGCATCATCGACGCCAGCTTCCTCGTACAGCTCCAATGTTGCTGCCATCAGCTGACGCCCCACTCCCTGCCTGCGATAGGCGGTTGCGACGCCTGTGCCTCCATTCCATGCGATTTTTTTGCCATTCACAGTACGCAAGCCGCTCGCGACAAGGCCGATAGGCTCCTGATCGTCAAACGCAACCACCGACAACCCGAGCACATAGCCCTCTGCACCGAGTCGTTGCACCAGCATTTCTTC of Brevibacillus choshinensis contains these proteins:
- a CDS encoding RluA family pseudouridine synthase → MSRKDWIEYTVTEEEAGMNVEQIVRQKLNVSGRMMQRLTRSKGILLNRKQPFLQRQVKAGDQVAIRVVERQPDRQPQHDTSRVKVQTQAPAPSTHVLPVELLYEDDHLLIANKPAGMMVHPIKEEQDGTLVHALAAHFAPRGEQLSIHPVHRLDKDTSGAILLAKSSYGHQIADRLLREGGIHREYVAVVSGVLENERGTIDAPIGRDPGHPTKRRVVEGGDAAITHYEVIQRSSHMSMVRVWLETGRTHQIRVHFEHIGHPLAGDTMYGGTRGLLRRQALHASSLAFHHPLRNEKLQCEAPLPTDLKRLIAAEFE
- a CDS encoding aminopeptidase — protein: MLDTRLVKLAENLLSHSVRLEAKESLLIEVRGEGHALAKELVKQAYGKGAYPFVRIIDPSIQRELMMGASEERAAHLAKWEEPMFKDLDTYIVINGPTNDSEMADVPVERRRAHQKVMQELNDFLISNVRWTLLNYPTAAMAQSANMSTEAFEDFYFNVCSVDYKNMHEAFLPLKELMDRTDRVRLVGKGTDLHFSIKDIPNVICSGLRNIPDGEIFTAPVRDSVNGTITFNTPTSYMGTKFENVKLTFENGKIVEATSNNTEKLNQIFDTDEGARYIGEFAIGVHPYILHPMNDILFDEKIAGSFHFTPGRAYDNADNGNRSQIHWDMVNIQRPEYGGGEIWFDDVLIRKDGLFVLPELQGLNPENLKG
- the mnmH gene encoding tRNA 2-selenouridine(34) synthase MnmH; the protein is MQEITVQELLVKGYANLVDVRSPGEFARESIPGAVNIPLFSDEERARVGTTYKQVGQEAAQWLGMQIVSPKMESVMQAIKQRGEEWGEPPTIFCWRGGMRSRAMATFATFSGLKVRRLQGGYRAYRQHVLETIAPYELQVPVFLLHGMTGVGKTELLRRLEEKGLPVLDLERMAGHRGSVFGHIGKGKPANQKMFDARLFETLQRNREARFFVMEAESKRIGNAILPSFLMDAKQHAIHVQVTAPLDVRVQRIYDDYVVPFSWRPDFAEKVEKAYTSISRRIPTEQAALLRTALEERDYRTAIASLLVHYYDPRYQNKQSEYVERLEHHVDTTDLEAAVNQITGIIEKSLPIR
- the selD gene encoding selenide, water dikinase SelD; amino-acid sequence: MSERVKLTSLTTKGGCGCKISPDALSAVLKNLPAPSQRDPRLLVGVETSDDAGVFQLTDDLAIVQTLDFFTPIVDDPYWFGQIAAANAISDVFAMGGKPITVLNIVGFPISKLDPSILTEILRGAADKVAEAGAVLVGGHSIDDPEPKFGLAVTGTVHPSRVLTNATAKPGDVLILTKPIGVGIQTTAIKRDALSEEQTELVMTVMATLNKYAAECMEGYPVHACTDVTGFGLLGHALEMAEGSQAGIRLYAGEVPILAGTRELAEQGIIPGGSKSNFRWVADRVQFPEEMEELDRLILCDAVTSGGLLISVPGDQGAQLLHELHQKGIEWAQIIGEVVSDHPGTIQVISDKS
- a CDS encoding MDR family MFS transporter, encoding MHWRSWDLNLKVRLVGELITHTFFWMYFPFMALYFSESFGKDVAGILLMVPPLLGMLSNLFGGYLADKVGRKPTMLLSLCTSSVMFALFAFSGSPLIDYFAFIGIGIAGSLYWPASSAMVADLTTEEDRRLVFATFYTAMNMGVVAGPVLGSFFFVHYRFELLLVCTVIELLFACAIFFLVKETLPAEVRKEKAKERFSISQQFKGYAVIFRDKVFALYIGAGILVAIAFMQLDMYMALYVKEYVHNQPLVWWGDWTFNVGGTSAFGWLMGLNGLLVVLFTLPVTQWFQHWSDRNSMVISSVLYGFGMFLMAFTANIWLLFGCMFILTLGELIRTPVAQSFISKYAPEDARGQYMGASSLQFSIGRFIAPLAIGISQWLSPVGVFGIILAVSLISAYIYIRLFRMIPDESQQSPQT